In a single window of the Caulobacter soli genome:
- the rplP gene encoding 50S ribosomal protein L16 — MLSPKKTKYRKQFKGRIHGTSKGGTLLNFGSYGLKAVEPERITARQIEAARRAITRQMKRQGRVWIRIFPDVPVTGKPAEVRMGKGKGAVDHWAARVAPGRIMFEIDGVPDDIAREALRLGAAKLPIRTRVVTRIDAGAALEAEAA; from the coding sequence ATGCTGTCACCGAAAAAAACCAAGTATCGCAAGCAGTTCAAGGGCCGTATCCACGGCACCTCGAAGGGCGGCACCCTGCTGAACTTCGGTTCGTACGGCCTGAAGGCCGTCGAGCCTGAGCGCATCACGGCGCGTCAGATCGAAGCTGCTCGTCGCGCCATCACCCGCCAGATGAAGCGTCAAGGCCGCGTCTGGATCCGTATCTTCCCGGACGTGCCGGTCACCGGCAAGCCGGCTGAAGTCCGGATGGGTAAGGGCAAGGGCGCCGTGGACCACTGGGCCGCTCGCGTGGCCCCGGGCCGCATCATGTTCGAAATCGACGGCGTGCCGGACGATATCGCGCGCGAAGCCCTGCGTCTCGGCGCTGCCAAGCTGCCGATTCGTACCCGCGTCGTCACCCGCATCGACGCCGGTGCGGCTCTGGAGGCCGAAGCGGCATGA
- the rpsS gene encoding 30S ribosomal protein S19, with the protein MTRSVWKGPFVDGYLLKKADAALSSGRKDVIKTWSRRSTIMPQFVGLVFGVHNGQKHVPVSVSEDMVGMKFGEFAPTRNFPGHAADKKAKRK; encoded by the coding sequence ATGACCCGCTCCGTCTGGAAAGGCCCGTTCGTCGACGGGTACCTCCTGAAGAAGGCCGACGCCGCTCTGTCGTCGGGCCGCAAGGACGTCATCAAGACCTGGTCGCGCCGCTCGACCATCATGCCGCAGTTCGTCGGCCTGGTGTTCGGCGTGCACAACGGTCAGAAGCACGTTCCCGTCTCCGTGTCGGAAGACATGGTCGGTATGAAGTTCGGTGAGTTCGCTCCCACCCGCAACTTCCCCGGCCACGCCGCCGACAAGAAGGCGAAGAGGAAGTAG
- the rpmC gene encoding 50S ribosomal protein L29, with translation MTKIQDIRGLTPDQLAEQLLNLKKEQFNLRFQAATGQVEKTHRVGEIRKEIARIKTVLRAKAAA, from the coding sequence ATGACCAAGATCCAAGACATCCGGGGCCTGACCCCTGACCAACTCGCCGAGCAACTGCTCAACCTGAAAAAAGAGCAGTTCAACCTGCGCTTCCAGGCGGCGACCGGTCAGGTGGAAAAGACCCACCGCGTTGGTGAAATCCGCAAGGAAATCGCCCGCATCAAGACCGTGCTGCGCGCCAAGGCCGCGGCTTAA
- the fdhD gene encoding formate dehydrogenase accessory sulfurtransferase FdhD, which yields MSKAAAQRRSATQWRVGAGSEAIARATPQEVAVGLSFDGRPHTVLMATPDDVEDLALGFTITEAVAKAGDVLGIEVTQTDLGILADVKLQPGAIQRKARPRTLEGRSSCGLCGVQRLADAVRPLPRLESGVRVSHQAIQRAVDALGDVQALGRLTRATHAAAFADAEGALVVVREDVGRHNALDKLAGAMAREGRDASDGFVLVTSRCSFEMVEKTVRMGCSMLVAVSAPTDLAIRRAEESGLTLVALARADGHTVFTYAERLLDAAPELV from the coding sequence ATGTCGAAAGCCGCCGCTCAACGCCGGTCCGCCACCCAATGGCGGGTCGGGGCCGGATCCGAAGCCATCGCCCGGGCTACGCCCCAGGAAGTCGCCGTTGGCCTGTCGTTCGACGGTCGACCGCACACCGTGCTGATGGCCACCCCAGACGACGTCGAGGACCTGGCCCTGGGCTTCACCATCACCGAGGCGGTGGCCAAGGCGGGCGACGTGCTCGGAATCGAGGTCACCCAGACGGATCTGGGCATCCTGGCCGACGTGAAGCTTCAACCCGGCGCGATCCAGCGCAAGGCCCGGCCGCGCACCCTGGAGGGACGGTCCAGCTGCGGGCTGTGCGGGGTGCAGCGCCTGGCCGACGCCGTGCGGCCGCTGCCGCGCTTGGAAAGCGGCGTGAGGGTCTCGCACCAAGCCATCCAACGCGCTGTCGACGCCCTGGGCGACGTCCAGGCCCTGGGCCGCTTGACCAGGGCCACTCACGCCGCGGCCTTCGCGGACGCCGAGGGCGCGCTGGTCGTGGTCCGCGAGGATGTCGGCCGGCACAACGCCCTGGACAAGCTGGCCGGCGCCATGGCCCGCGAGGGCCGCGATGCTTCGGACGGCTTCGTCTTGGTGACCAGCCGCTGTTCGTTCGAGATGGTCGAGAAGACCGTACGGATGGGCTGCTCGATGCTGGTGGCGGTCTCGGCCCCGACCGATTTGGCGATCCGCCGGGCCGAGGAGTCCGGCCTGACCCTGGTCGCTCTGGCCCGCGCCGACGGCCACACCGTCTTCACCTATGCCGAGCGCCTGCTCGACGCCGCGCCGGAGCTGGTCTGA
- the rpsJ gene encoding 30S ribosomal protein S10 — protein sequence MDRQNIRIRLKAFDHRVLDHSTREIVNTAKRTGATVRGPIPLPTLIEKFTVNRSPHVDKKSREQFEIRTHKRVLDIVDPTPQTVDALMKLDLSAGVDVEIKL from the coding sequence ATGGATCGTCAGAACATCCGCATCCGGCTCAAGGCCTTCGATCACCGCGTGTTGGATCATTCCACGCGCGAGATCGTGAATACGGCCAAGCGCACGGGTGCGACGGTACGGGGCCCGATCCCCCTGCCCACGCTTATCGAGAAATTCACCGTCAACCGCTCGCCGCACGTCGACAAGAAGTCGCGCGAGCAGTTCGAGATCCGTACGCACAAGCGCGTCCTCGACATCGTTGACCCGACTCCGCAGACCGTGGACGCGCTGATGAAGCTCGACCTGTCGGCCGGCGTTGACGTCGAAATCAAGCTGTAA
- the rpsQ gene encoding 30S ribosomal protein S17 translates to MPKRILEGVVVSDKGDKTVVVKVERTIVHPLLKKIVRRSKKYHAHDESNAYKAGEIARIIECAPKSKLKTWEVLPKASA, encoded by the coding sequence ATGCCCAAGCGTATCCTCGAAGGGGTTGTCGTTTCCGATAAAGGCGACAAGACCGTAGTGGTTAAGGTTGAACGGACCATCGTTCACCCGCTGCTGAAGAAGATCGTGCGTCGGTCCAAGAAGTACCACGCGCACGATGAGAGCAATGCGTACAAGGCGGGCGAAATCGCCCGTATCATCGAGTGCGCTCCGAAGTCCAAGCTGAAGACCTGGGAAGTCCTTCCCAAGGCTTCTGCTTAA
- the rplC gene encoding 50S ribosomal protein L3, which translates to MTLPANRTGVIAKKLGMTRFFDETGQHVPVTVLSLDGCQVTGQRTVEKDGYTALQLGAGAKKPKNTSKALRGHFAKNSVEPKRIVAEFRVDEAALIDVGAEFTADHYVAGQKVDIQGITVGKGFAGAMKRWNFGGLRATHGVSVSHRSHGSTGNRQDPGRTFPGKKMAGHLGQETVTTLNVTVWKVDVERGLILVKGAVPGSEGSYVKVRDAIKKAAPADLPRPGAFRKAGEAPAAAAETPAEEAPAATTEEGEG; encoded by the coding sequence ATGACTCTCCCCGCTAATCGTACTGGCGTGATCGCCAAGAAGCTGGGCATGACCCGCTTCTTCGATGAAACCGGACAGCACGTCCCGGTCACCGTCCTGTCGCTGGACGGTTGCCAGGTCACGGGCCAGCGCACGGTCGAGAAGGACGGTTACACCGCCCTGCAACTCGGCGCCGGCGCCAAGAAGCCCAAGAACACCTCCAAGGCCCTGCGCGGCCACTTCGCCAAGAATTCGGTCGAGCCCAAGCGGATCGTCGCCGAATTCCGCGTGGATGAAGCCGCTCTGATCGATGTGGGCGCCGAATTCACGGCTGACCACTACGTCGCCGGCCAGAAGGTGGACATCCAAGGCATCACCGTCGGTAAGGGTTTTGCCGGCGCCATGAAGCGCTGGAACTTCGGCGGTCTGCGCGCCACCCACGGCGTCTCGGTCTCGCACCGTTCGCACGGTTCGACGGGTAACCGTCAGGATCCGGGTCGCACGTTCCCGGGCAAGAAGATGGCCGGTCACCTGGGTCAGGAAACCGTCACCACCCTGAACGTCACCGTTTGGAAAGTGGACGTCGAACGCGGCCTGATCCTGGTCAAGGGCGCTGTCCCCGGCTCGGAAGGCTCGTACGTCAAGGTTCGCGACGCGATCAAGAAGGCCGCTCCGGCCGACCTGCCGCGTCCGGGCGCCTTCCGCAAGGCTGGCGAGGCTCCGGCCGCCGCCGCTGAAACCCCCGCTGAGGAAGCCCCCGCGGCGACGACCGAAGAGGGCGAAGGCTAA
- the rplD gene encoding 50S ribosomal protein L4 → MKLDVIKLDGGKAGSVDLDDAIFGIADIRGDILQRVVTWQLAKRRSGNHKIQVRNEVSRTGKKMYKQKGTGSARHGSRRAAQFVGGAKAHGPVVRSHAFDLPKKIRAMALRHALSSKAKAGSIVVLDSAVLTDPKTAALRANFEKLGLKNALVIAGPEVDGNFKLAARNIPNIDVLPNAGLNVYDVLRRQTLVLTKDAIEAISARFAEKEAA, encoded by the coding sequence ATGAAACTCGACGTCATCAAACTGGACGGCGGCAAGGCCGGCTCCGTTGATCTCGACGACGCCATCTTTGGCATCGCCGACATCCGCGGCGACATCCTGCAGCGCGTCGTCACCTGGCAGCTGGCCAAGCGCCGCTCCGGGAACCACAAGATTCAAGTCCGCAACGAGGTCTCTCGTACGGGCAAGAAGATGTACAAGCAAAAGGGCACCGGCTCGGCTCGTCACGGTTCGCGCCGTGCGGCTCAGTTCGTCGGCGGCGCCAAGGCTCACGGGCCTGTCGTTCGTAGCCACGCGTTCGATCTTCCCAAGAAGATCCGCGCCATGGCTCTGCGCCACGCTCTGTCGTCGAAGGCCAAGGCCGGCTCGATCGTCGTGCTGGACAGCGCCGTTCTGACCGATCCGAAGACGGCCGCCCTGCGCGCCAACTTCGAAAAGCTCGGCCTGAAGAACGCGCTGGTCATCGCGGGTCCGGAAGTGGACGGCAACTTCAAGCTCGCCGCCCGCAACATTCCGAACATCGACGTGCTGCCGAACGCCGGCCTGAACGTCTATGACGTGCTGCGTCGCCAAACGCTCGTCCTGACCAAGGACGCGATCGAGGCGATCTCGGCCCGTTTCGCTGAGAAGGAAGCCGCCTGA
- a CDS encoding P22 phage major capsid protein family protein, with product MKTQLFAAAAVLAVAVSAPAFAQNVGSIGAAVNYSDIKATGLDADGTSVKVDGNVAIPTGAWTVTLNGNVSVNDNDLSDETVASTAAHATTLVAGDTVRVGGFAALSRPSSDTLWAVGAEASKYFDRVTLTGVAAYGHENDADADLYTVRGEARYFVSDDFRLDAGAGYANLDPKGFSKADVWDVNVGGEYKFANTGWSTFGKYTHTESKDLADLNSEAVKVGFRYTFGGSLKTRDRSGADLIDAETLFGVRAPVRTIVQ from the coding sequence ATGAAGACCCAACTCTTTGCCGCCGCCGCCGTCCTGGCCGTGGCCGTCTCGGCTCCCGCCTTCGCTCAGAACGTCGGCTCGATCGGCGCCGCCGTGAACTACTCCGACATCAAGGCCACCGGCCTCGACGCCGACGGCACCTCGGTGAAGGTCGACGGCAACGTCGCCATCCCGACCGGCGCCTGGACCGTGACCCTGAACGGCAACGTCTCGGTCAACGACAACGACCTGAGCGACGAAACCGTCGCCTCGACCGCCGCCCACGCCACGACCCTGGTCGCCGGCGACACCGTGCGCGTCGGCGGCTTCGCCGCCCTGTCGCGTCCGTCGAGCGACACCCTGTGGGCCGTCGGCGCCGAAGCCAGCAAGTACTTCGACCGCGTCACCCTGACGGGCGTCGCCGCCTATGGCCACGAGAACGACGCCGACGCCGACCTCTACACCGTGCGCGGTGAAGCCCGTTACTTCGTCTCGGACGACTTCCGTCTGGACGCCGGCGCCGGCTACGCCAACCTCGACCCCAAGGGCTTCTCGAAGGCCGACGTCTGGGACGTCAATGTCGGCGGCGAATACAAGTTCGCCAACACCGGCTGGTCGACCTTCGGCAAGTACACCCACACCGAGTCCAAGGACCTGGCCGACCTGAACTCGGAAGCCGTGAAGGTTGGCTTCCGCTACACGTTCGGCGGCAGCCTGAAGACCCGCGACCGTTCGGGCGCCGACCTGATCGACGCCGAGACCCTGTTCGGCGTTCGCGCCCCGGTCCGCACCATCGTTCAATAA
- a CDS encoding FdhF/YdeP family oxidoreductase, producing MAKDEIDHANAKIPGIHRYDNAAGGWGALKAVAGALTDQETVIEGGKTLLRANQPEGFDCPGCAWPDPKHTSSFEFCENGAKAVAWEATSKRATPEVFAAHTVTALKTWSDHALEDLGRLTHPMAYDRASDRYLPIAWDEAFARTANGLKALGHPNQAEFYASGRASNEAAFLFQLLGRRVGTNNFPDCSNMCHEPTSVGLPDSIGMGKGSVTLEDFDHADLILSFGHNPGTNHPRMMTTLRDAARRGATILAFNPLKERALEKFAAPQDPVEMATLTSTPIASAYYQVSIGGDALAVQGMMKAVLALDEQSQGTVLDRAFIAEHTEGFEAVRAIVEDLSWDEIETGSGLTRAQIEEAARAYAGAKATILCYGMGLTQHRSSSSTVQQLVNLLLLKGNIGRPGAGICPVRGHSNVQGDRTVGIWEKPSAAFLDSMDKVFAFKSPREHGHTVVETIAAMEAGETKVFVGLGGNFAVAAPDPTRTFAAIRKVGLTVHVATKLNRTHLLHGEESLLLPCLGRTEMDLQAGVRQAVTVEDSMSMVHASRGLNAPASDQLKSEPAIVAGIGAALFGPGDIVDWPGLAADYDKIRDLIEAVFPEAFTNYNERVRQPGGFRLPVPPSERVWKTPSGKAQFLAHRHDGQDARRGEADVLLLTTVRSHDQYNTTIYGQNDRYRGVFGRRDVVFAHPDDIASRGLKAGDRIDLTAAFDDTGRRAVRGFTLVERDIPRGCLAAYYPETNVLVALDDHDRRSGTPAYKSVPVRLAAASIEAQS from the coding sequence ATGGCCAAGGACGAGATCGATCACGCCAACGCCAAGATCCCCGGCATCCACCGTTACGACAACGCCGCCGGCGGCTGGGGCGCGCTGAAGGCGGTAGCCGGGGCCCTGACCGATCAGGAGACGGTGATCGAGGGCGGCAAGACCCTGCTGCGCGCCAATCAGCCGGAGGGCTTCGACTGCCCCGGCTGCGCCTGGCCCGATCCAAAACATACCTCGTCGTTCGAGTTCTGCGAGAACGGGGCCAAGGCCGTGGCCTGGGAGGCGACGTCCAAGCGCGCCACGCCCGAGGTGTTCGCCGCCCACACCGTCACCGCGCTGAAGACCTGGAGCGACCACGCCCTGGAGGATCTGGGCCGGCTGACCCATCCGATGGCCTATGATCGGGCGAGCGATCGCTATCTGCCCATCGCCTGGGACGAGGCCTTCGCGCGCACGGCCAACGGCCTGAAGGCGCTGGGCCACCCGAACCAGGCGGAGTTCTACGCCTCGGGGCGGGCTTCCAACGAGGCGGCGTTCCTGTTCCAGCTGTTGGGCCGGCGCGTGGGGACCAACAATTTCCCCGACTGCTCCAACATGTGCCACGAGCCGACCAGCGTCGGCCTGCCGGACTCGATCGGCATGGGCAAGGGCTCGGTGACGCTGGAGGATTTCGACCACGCCGACCTGATCCTCAGCTTCGGCCACAACCCCGGCACCAACCATCCGCGGATGATGACCACGCTACGCGACGCCGCCCGGCGCGGGGCGACGATCCTGGCCTTCAATCCGCTGAAGGAGCGGGCCCTGGAGAAGTTCGCCGCGCCGCAGGACCCGGTCGAGATGGCGACCCTGACCTCGACCCCGATCGCTTCGGCCTACTATCAGGTGTCCATCGGCGGCGACGCCTTGGCGGTGCAGGGGATGATGAAGGCCGTCCTGGCCCTGGACGAGCAAAGCCAGGGCACGGTGCTGGACCGCGCCTTCATCGCCGAGCACACCGAGGGCTTCGAGGCGGTGAGGGCCATCGTCGAAGACCTGAGTTGGGACGAGATCGAGACTGGCTCAGGGCTGACGCGGGCCCAGATCGAGGAAGCGGCCCGAGCCTATGCCGGCGCCAAGGCGACGATCCTCTGCTACGGCATGGGCCTGACCCAGCACCGCTCCTCGTCCAGCACGGTGCAGCAACTGGTCAACTTGCTGCTGCTGAAGGGCAATATCGGCCGGCCGGGGGCGGGGATCTGTCCCGTGCGGGGCCACTCCAACGTCCAGGGCGACCGGACGGTCGGGATCTGGGAAAAGCCCTCGGCCGCTTTCCTGGACTCGATGGACAAGGTCTTCGCCTTCAAGTCGCCGCGCGAGCACGGCCACACGGTGGTCGAGACGATCGCGGCCATGGAAGCGGGCGAGACCAAGGTGTTCGTCGGCCTGGGCGGCAATTTCGCGGTCGCTGCGCCCGACCCGACCCGCACCTTCGCGGCGATCCGGAAGGTGGGACTGACGGTCCACGTCGCCACCAAGCTGAACCGGACCCATCTGCTGCATGGCGAGGAGAGCCTGCTGCTGCCGTGCCTGGGACGCACCGAGATGGATCTGCAGGCCGGCGTGCGCCAGGCGGTGACGGTCGAGGACTCGATGTCGATGGTCCACGCCTCGCGCGGGCTGAACGCCCCGGCCTCGGACCAGCTGAAGTCCGAGCCGGCGATCGTCGCGGGGATCGGCGCGGCGCTGTTCGGGCCGGGCGACATCGTCGACTGGCCGGGCCTGGCCGCCGACTACGACAAGATCCGTGACCTGATCGAGGCGGTCTTCCCCGAGGCCTTCACCAACTATAATGAGCGGGTGCGCCAGCCGGGCGGCTTCCGCCTGCCGGTTCCGCCGTCCGAGCGGGTCTGGAAGACCCCCAGCGGCAAGGCCCAGTTCCTGGCCCATCGCCATGACGGCCAGGACGCCCGGCGGGGCGAGGCCGACGTGCTGCTGCTGACCACGGTGCGCAGCCACGACCAGTACAACACCACCATCTACGGCCAGAACGACCGCTATCGCGGGGTGTTCGGTCGCCGCGACGTGGTCTTCGCCCATCCCGACGACATCGCCTCGCGGGGCCTGAAGGCCGGCGACCGCATCGACCTGACGGCGGCCTTCGACGACACCGGGCGACGGGCGGTGCGCGGCTTCACCCTGGTGGAGCGCGACATCCCCCGGGGCTGCCTGGCCGCCTATTATCCCGAGACCAATGTGCTGGTGGCGCTGGACGACCACGACCGCCGCAGCGGCACGCCCGCCTACAAGTCCGTGCCGGTGCGGCTGGCGGCCGCGTCGATTGAGGCCCAATCATGA
- the rplV gene encoding 50S ribosomal protein L22, whose product MSQAKQPRRLPANEAMCKVRTLRTSARKLNLVAQSIRGLNVQRALNELEFSHKRIAQDVRKALYSAISNAENNHNLDIDSLVVAEAYVGKNLVMKRFSPRARGRATRVEKPFSEITIVVRELGEAA is encoded by the coding sequence ATGAGCCAAGCTAAACAACCTCGCCGCCTGCCGGCCAATGAAGCGATGTGCAAGGTTCGCACCTTGCGCACCAGCGCCCGCAAGCTGAACCTGGTCGCTCAGTCCATTCGTGGCCTGAACGTCCAGCGCGCTCTGAACGAGCTCGAATTCAGCCACAAGCGTATCGCTCAGGACGTCCGCAAGGCGCTGTACTCGGCCATCTCCAACGCCGAGAACAACCACAACCTCGACATCGACTCGCTGGTCGTCGCCGAGGCCTATGTGGGCAAGAACCTGGTGATGAAGCGTTTCTCGCCGCGTGCTCGCGGTCGGGCCACGCGCGTTGAAAAGCCGTTCTCCGAGATCACCATCGTGGTCCGCGAACTGGGTGAGGCCGCCTGA
- the rplN gene encoding 50S ribosomal protein L14 — protein MIQMQTNLEVADNSGARRVMCIKVLGGAGRRYASVGDVIVVSVKEAIPRGRVKKGDVLRAVVVRVNQGMKRKDGSLIRFDKNAAVIVNKQSEPVGTRIFGPVPRELRAKNHMKIISLAPEVL, from the coding sequence ATGATCCAGATGCAAACTAACCTGGAAGTCGCCGACAACTCCGGCGCCCGCCGGGTCATGTGCATCAAGGTGCTGGGTGGCGCAGGTCGTCGCTACGCCAGCGTCGGTGACGTGATCGTCGTGTCCGTGAAGGAAGCCATTCCCCGCGGCCGCGTGAAGAAGGGTGACGTGCTTCGCGCCGTCGTCGTTCGCGTGAACCAAGGCATGAAGCGTAAGGACGGGTCGCTGATCCGTTTCGACAAGAACGCCGCGGTCATCGTCAACAAGCAGAGCGAGCCGGTCGGCACGCGGATCTTCGGCCCGGTTCCTCGCGAACTGCGCGCCAAGAACCACATGAAGATCATCTCCCTCGCCCCCGAGGTGCTGTAA
- a CDS encoding GIN domain-containing protein: MRALLLLASAATVLGFAGTAAAADPSVKIKDAVARVEVIPEARSDVKVEFLTTNQSLPLKIRQDRSDVTIDGGLRMNRINGCNTVMGKTVVHVRGVGDVKWEDIPQIVVRVPMDAEVAAGGAVFGNVGRTDRLELSNAGCGDWTVANVKGKLDLNQAGSGDTKAGSAGSAEINIAGSGDVKTQEIGGDLEINIAGSGGVTAASVNGKLEANIAGSGDVTVRGGHSRAVDVSVMGSGDVDFDGEADSVEVSVAGSGDVRIAKANGPVSKHVAGSGEVNIGR; this comes from the coding sequence ATGCGCGCTCTTCTGCTTCTGGCCTCCGCCGCCACCGTCCTGGGCTTCGCCGGGACCGCCGCCGCCGCCGATCCGTCCGTGAAGATCAAGGACGCCGTGGCGCGGGTTGAGGTGATCCCGGAGGCCCGTAGCGACGTGAAGGTCGAGTTCCTGACGACCAACCAAAGCCTGCCGCTGAAGATCCGCCAGGATCGCTCGGACGTCACCATCGACGGTGGCCTGCGGATGAACCGCATCAATGGCTGCAACACGGTGATGGGCAAGACGGTCGTTCACGTGCGCGGCGTCGGTGACGTGAAGTGGGAAGACATCCCGCAGATCGTGGTCCGCGTGCCGATGGACGCCGAGGTCGCTGCTGGCGGCGCGGTGTTCGGCAATGTCGGTCGGACAGACCGCCTGGAGCTGTCCAACGCCGGTTGCGGCGATTGGACCGTGGCCAACGTCAAGGGCAAGCTGGATCTGAACCAGGCCGGCTCTGGCGACACCAAGGCCGGCAGCGCCGGCTCGGCCGAGATCAACATCGCCGGTTCGGGCGACGTGAAGACCCAGGAGATCGGCGGCGACCTGGAGATCAACATCGCCGGCTCGGGCGGGGTGACCGCCGCCAGCGTCAACGGCAAGCTCGAGGCCAACATCGCCGGTTCGGGCGACGTGACCGTCCGGGGCGGCCATTCGCGGGCGGTGGACGTCAGCGTCATGGGCTCGGGCGACGTCGACTTCGACGGCGAGGCCGACTCCGTCGAGGTGTCGGTGGCCGGCTCGGGCGACGTGCGCATCGCCAAGGCCAACGGCCCGGTGAGCAAGCACGTGGCCGGTTCGGGCGAGGTGAACATCGGCCGCTAG
- the rplB gene encoding 50S ribosomal protein L2, whose translation MALKHFNPTSPGQRGLVLIDRSELHKGRPEKKLVEGLTKSGGRGGNGRIAVRFRGGGAKRLYRLVDFKRRKQGTATVVRLEYDPNRTAFIALIKYQDGELSYILAPQRLKAGDEVVTADKVDVKPGNTSPLRTMPIGTIIHNVELKPAKGGQIARSAGAYAQLVGRDAGYAQIRLNSGELRMVLDTCLATVGAVSNPDHMNENLGKAGRVRHMGRRPHVRGVAMNPVDHPHGGGEGRTSGGRNPVTPAGKPTKGAKTRVNKATDKFIIRSRHKAKKGR comes from the coding sequence ATGGCCTTGAAGCACTTTAACCCGACCAGCCCCGGCCAGCGCGGCCTGGTGCTGATCGACCGCAGCGAGCTCCACAAGGGCCGCCCGGAAAAGAAGCTGGTCGAAGGTCTGACCAAGTCGGGCGGTCGTGGCGGCAATGGCCGTATCGCGGTCCGCTTCCGCGGCGGCGGCGCCAAGCGCCTGTACCGTCTGGTCGACTTCAAGCGTCGTAAGCAAGGCACGGCCACGGTCGTTCGCCTCGAGTACGATCCGAACCGCACCGCCTTCATCGCCCTGATCAAGTATCAGGACGGCGAACTGTCCTACATCCTGGCTCCGCAACGCCTGAAGGCCGGCGACGAAGTCGTCACCGCCGACAAGGTCGACGTGAAGCCGGGCAACACCTCGCCGCTGCGGACCATGCCGATCGGCACGATCATCCACAACGTCGAGCTGAAGCCCGCCAAGGGTGGCCAGATCGCCCGTTCGGCTGGCGCCTACGCCCAGCTGGTCGGTCGTGACGCCGGTTACGCTCAGATCCGTCTGAACTCGGGCGAGCTGCGCATGGTGCTCGACACCTGCCTGGCCACCGTCGGCGCCGTGTCGAACCCCGACCACATGAACGAAAACCTCGGCAAGGCCGGGCGCGTTCGTCACATGGGCCGTCGTCCTCACGTCCGCGGCGTCGCCATGAACCCGGTCGACCACCCCCACGGTGGTGGTGAAGGCCGGACTTCGGGCGGTCGTAACCCGGTGACCCCGGCCGGTAAGCCGACCAAGGGCGCCAAGACCCGCGTCAACAAGGCCACGGATAAGTTCATCATCCGTTCGCGCCACAAAGCGAAAAAGGGCCGCTAA
- the rpsC gene encoding 30S ribosomal protein S3: MGQKVNPVGLRLGVNRTWDSRWFADGEQYGKLLHQDLAVRAMLKKRLYQAGVSRIIIERPHKKCRVTIYAARPGVIIGKKGADIDKLRKDLSVMTEGEVHLNIVEIRKPETDAQLVAESIAQQLERRIAFRRAMKRSIQSAVRLGAKGIRINVSGRLGGAEIARMEWYREGRVPLHTLRADIDYGFAEAKTTYGIIGVKTWIFKGEVLEHDPMALDKRLATESGPAGEGGGRERGDRPDRGDRGRRDRG; encoded by the coding sequence ATGGGTCAGAAAGTCAATCCGGTCGGGCTGCGGCTCGGCGTAAACCGTACCTGGGACAGCCGTTGGTTCGCCGACGGCGAACAGTACGGCAAGCTCCTGCACCAAGACCTCGCGGTCCGTGCGATGCTCAAGAAGCGCCTGTATCAAGCCGGCGTCTCGCGCATCATCATCGAGCGTCCGCACAAGAAGTGCCGCGTCACGATCTATGCCGCCCGTCCGGGCGTCATCATCGGCAAGAAGGGCGCTGACATCGACAAGCTCCGCAAGGACCTGTCGGTGATGACGGAAGGCGAAGTTCACCTGAACATCGTCGAAATCCGTAAGCCCGAAACCGACGCCCAGCTGGTGGCCGAGTCCATCGCCCAGCAGCTCGAGCGCCGGATCGCCTTCCGCCGCGCCATGAAGCGGTCGATCCAATCGGCCGTCCGTCTCGGCGCCAAGGGCATCCGCATCAACGTGTCGGGCCGCCTCGGCGGCGCGGAAATCGCTCGTATGGAATGGTATCGCGAAGGTCGCGTGCCGCTTCACACGCTGCGCGCCGACATCGACTACGGTTTCGCGGAAGCCAAGACCACCTACGGCATCATCGGCGTGAAGACCTGGATCTTCAAAGGCGAAGTGCTGGAGCATGACCCGATGGCGCTCGACAAGCGTCTCGCCACTGAATCCGGCCCGGCCGGCGAAGGTGGTGGGCGCGAGCGCGGCGATCGTCCCGACCGGGGCGACCGCGGCCGTCGCGATCGGGGCTAA
- a CDS encoding 50S ribosomal protein L23, whose protein sequence is MAATARHYDTILSPVITEKATLLSEQNKVVFRVSADASKDEIAAAVEELFKVKVTKVNTLVTKGKTKRFRGIIGRRSDVKKAIVTLAEGQSIDITTGL, encoded by the coding sequence ATGGCCGCAACCGCCCGCCACTACGACACGATCCTGTCGCCGGTGATCACCGAGAAGGCCACCCTGCTCAGCGAGCAGAACAAGGTTGTCTTCCGCGTGTCCGCCGATGCGTCGAAGGACGAAATCGCCGCCGCAGTCGAAGAGCTGTTCAAGGTCAAGGTCACCAAGGTCAACACCCTGGTCACCAAGGGCAAGACCAAGCGCTTCCGTGGCATCATCGGACGCCGTTCCGATGTCAAAAAAGCCATCGTGACCCTGGCCGAAGGCCAGTCGATCGACATCACGACGGGGCTCTAA